Proteins from one Bacteroidota bacterium genomic window:
- a CDS encoding branched-chain amino acid transaminase, with protein MYSNNETVLFLDGKFVKANESTTDLYSQTLHYGYGAFEGIRSYETKNGTKVFKAEEHYERLKKSCELVKIPFDYTVQELVLATYELLEKNNLKNAYIRPLVYCGQNMSLSKPTSVSVMIAAWDWGAYLGEKLLRLTVSSYCRPHPKSIHIEAKVCGHYVNSILATNEAKDNGFDEAFLLDSDGFLAEGPGANLFFEKDGKLFTPQLGNILPGITRATVLELAEQLGLELHQGKFTREDLFQADSAFYCGTAAEVVGILSVDTYQFPKNWNDSLGKKLQDAYSLLVREPLKQLNLN; from the coding sequence ATGTATTCAAACAACGAAACAGTCCTTTTTTTGGACGGAAAATTTGTAAAGGCTAACGAATCTACAACCGATTTGTACAGTCAAACGCTTCATTATGGCTACGGTGCATTTGAAGGTATTCGTTCTTATGAAACCAAAAATGGAACTAAAGTATTTAAAGCCGAAGAACATTATGAACGCTTGAAAAAATCCTGCGAATTGGTAAAAATCCCTTTCGATTACACTGTTCAAGAATTAGTCCTAGCTACTTACGAGTTACTGGAAAAAAACAATTTAAAAAATGCTTACATCCGACCATTGGTGTATTGTGGACAAAATATGAGTTTGTCAAAACCTACCAGCGTTTCGGTGATGATTGCCGCTTGGGACTGGGGAGCGTATTTGGGAGAAAAATTACTACGATTAACGGTTTCCTCCTATTGCCGTCCACATCCAAAATCCATCCACATTGAAGCGAAAGTCTGCGGTCATTATGTCAATTCGATTTTGGCAACCAACGAAGCAAAAGACAATGGATTCGACGAAGCCTTTCTTTTGGATAGCGATGGATTTTTAGCCGAAGGTCCGGGTGCGAATTTGTTCTTTGAAAAAGACGGAAAATTATTCACGCCTCAATTAGGAAACATCCTTCCGGGCATCACCAGAGCCACTGTTTTGGAGTTAGCCGAACAATTAGGTCTGGAACTGCATCAAGGAAAATTTACCAGAGAAGATCTTTTTCAAGCTGATAGTGCCTTTTACTGCGGAACGGCTGCCGAGGTAGTGGGTATATTATCGGTGGACACTTATCAATTTCCAAAAAACTGGAATGATTCCTTAGGTAAAAAACTTCAAGATGCTTATTCACTTTTGGTACGAGAACCTTTAAAACAGCTTAATTTAAACTAA
- the ilvD gene encoding dihydroxy-acid dehydratase — protein MKTLNKYSRTITQDETQPAAQAMLYGIGLTEDDLQKAQVGIVSMGYEGNPCNMHLNDLAKEVKAGVQQEDLVGLIFNTIGVSDGISNGTDGMRFSLVSRDVIADSIETVVSAQWYDAVLAVVGCDKNMPGSIIAMGRLNRPAIMVYGGTIHSGKWKGESLNIVSAFEALGKKFSNTISDEDYKGIIKNACPGAGACGGMYTANTMASAIEALGMSLPYSSSNPALSSNKKMECFDTGKAIKVLLEKDIKPKDIMTRKAFENAMTMVTVLGGSTNAVMHLIAMAHSVDLELTLDDFQKVSNRVPVLADLKPSGKYLMEDLHEAGGVPAVMKYLLKHNLLHRDCLTVTGKTIVENLEAVEDLTEGQKVFLPLENPVKANGHLQMLYGNLATEGSVAKISGKEGDYFEGTAKVFDDEYAVIDGVRNGEVKPGNVVVIRYCGPRGGPGMPEMLKPTSAIMGAGLGNSVALITDGRFSGGTHGFVVGHITPEAFVGGTIALVNDGDLIAIDTKNNTINLKVSEQELEKRKAEWKQPPLKASKGVLYKYAQCVSSASLGCVTDK, from the coding sequence ATGAAAACACTCAACAAATACAGTAGAACCATCACACAAGATGAAACCCAACCTGCAGCACAAGCCATGCTTTATGGAATAGGTTTAACCGAAGACGATTTGCAAAAAGCACAAGTGGGAATTGTGAGTATGGGTTACGAAGGAAATCCCTGCAACATGCACCTCAACGATTTGGCTAAAGAAGTAAAAGCTGGTGTGCAACAAGAGGATTTAGTAGGATTGATATTTAATACCATTGGTGTGAGTGACGGTATATCAAACGGAACTGACGGTATGCGTTTTTCTTTGGTTTCCAGAGATGTGATCGCCGATTCCATAGAAACGGTGGTGAGTGCCCAATGGTACGATGCTGTATTGGCGGTAGTAGGTTGCGATAAAAATATGCCTGGTTCTATCATCGCCATGGGAAGATTAAATCGTCCTGCAATCATGGTTTATGGCGGAACGATCCATTCTGGAAAATGGAAAGGAGAATCGCTCAATATCGTTTCAGCTTTTGAAGCTTTAGGTAAAAAATTCAGTAACACCATTTCCGATGAAGATTACAAAGGTATAATCAAAAACGCTTGTCCTGGCGCGGGTGCTTGTGGCGGTATGTACACAGCAAATACGATGGCTTCGGCTATTGAAGCTTTGGGAATGAGTTTACCTTACAGTTCATCCAATCCTGCGTTGAGCAGCAATAAAAAAATGGAATGTTTTGATACAGGAAAAGCCATCAAAGTGTTGTTGGAAAAAGACATTAAACCCAAAGACATCATGACCCGAAAAGCCTTTGAAAATGCCATGACCATGGTAACGGTTTTGGGCGGCTCTACCAATGCCGTAATGCACCTGATAGCTATGGCACATTCGGTGGATTTGGAATTGACTTTGGATGATTTCCAAAAGGTAAGTAACCGTGTTCCAGTGTTAGCAGATTTAAAACCGAGTGGAAAATACCTCATGGAAGATTTGCACGAAGCAGGTGGTGTTCCAGCAGTAATGAAATATTTATTGAAACACAATTTATTACATAGAGATTGTTTAACTGTTACAGGAAAAACAATTGTTGAAAATTTGGAAGCTGTGGAAGATTTAACCGAAGGTCAGAAAGTATTTCTTCCATTGGAAAATCCAGTGAAAGCAAATGGACATCTGCAAATGCTCTACGGAAATTTAGCTACCGAGGGAAGTGTAGCTAAAATAAGTGGCAAAGAGGGCGATTATTTTGAAGGAACAGCCAAAGTATTTGACGATGAATATGCAGTGATTGATGGTGTGAGAAACGGAGAAGTAAAACCCGGTAATGTGGTAGTAATCCGTTATTGCGGACCAAGAGGCGGACCGGGAATGCCTGAAATGCTCAAACCAACTTCAGCAATTATGGGTGCAGGATTGGGAAATTCAGTGGCTTTAATTACCGACGGTAGATTTTCGGGTGGAACGCATGGTTTTGTGGTAGGACACATCACTCCGGAAGCTTTTGTAGGTGGAACAATTGCCTTGGTAAATGATGGAGATTTAATTGCGATTGACACAAAAAATAATACGATCAATTTAAAAGTATCTGAACAGGAATTGGAAAAACGAAAAGCAGAATGGAAACAACCTCCATTGAAAGCAAGTAAAGGGGTTTTGTACAAATATGCACAATGCGTTTCGAGTGCTTCATTGGGGTGTGTAACCGATAAATAA
- the ilvB gene encoding biosynthetic-type acetolactate synthase large subunit has translation MKTTELKITGAEAVIQSLKAEGVKTIFGYPGGAIMPIYDALFHHLEEVNHILTRHEQGAIHAAQGYARTSGKTGVVFATSGPGATNLITGLADALIDSTPLVCITGQVASHLLGTDAFQETDVMGISMPVTKWNFQVTKAEDIATTLAKAFYIASSGRPGPVLVDITKDAQFEAIEFSYQKCNSVRSYQPRPKLNEEQVQVAANLLNEAKKPLMIVGQGIMLSNAEEELLAFAEKTGIPVASTLLGLGAFPSHHPLFVGMVGMHGNYAPNVKTNECDVLLAVGMRFDDRVTGDVSRYATQAKVVHVDIDTAEINKIIKADAPVVADAKEALTVLADLVEKQTHQNWLDEFHQAKQKELQVLSENREKEFSDELRMDLVIDLLSQKTKGNAIVVTDVGQHQMMAAQFYQYNQTKSNVTSGGLGTMGFALPAAIGAKMANPEKQVVAIIGDGGFQMTLQELGTMMQNNIGVKIIILNNGYLGMVRQWQQMFFEKRYSFTDIQSPDFVALAASYNIKGQKVERQEELNNALDQLLNTENAYLLEVKVAREDNVFPMMPTGASVAEIRLQ, from the coding sequence ATGAAAACAACGGAATTAAAAATAACAGGTGCAGAAGCGGTGATACAAAGCCTGAAAGCCGAAGGTGTAAAAACGATATTTGGTTATCCAGGCGGTGCTATCATGCCAATTTATGATGCCTTGTTTCATCATCTTGAAGAAGTAAATCATATCTTGACAAGACACGAGCAAGGTGCTATACATGCAGCTCAAGGATATGCTAGAACTTCAGGAAAAACAGGGGTTGTATTTGCTACTTCGGGTCCGGGAGCCACCAATTTAATTACAGGTTTAGCCGATGCCCTGATTGATTCTACGCCCTTGGTTTGCATCACCGGACAGGTGGCTTCTCATCTCTTGGGAACTGATGCTTTTCAGGAAACCGATGTCATGGGTATTTCGATGCCAGTAACCAAATGGAATTTTCAGGTAACTAAAGCAGAAGACATAGCAACAACATTGGCGAAAGCATTTTACATTGCCTCATCCGGTCGTCCTGGTCCAGTACTCGTGGACATCACCAAAGATGCTCAGTTTGAAGCGATTGAGTTTTCTTATCAGAAATGTAACTCTGTCAGAAGTTATCAGCCAAGGCCAAAATTGAATGAAGAACAAGTGCAAGTTGCTGCAAATTTACTGAACGAGGCAAAAAAACCTTTGATGATTGTCGGACAAGGAATTATGCTTTCCAATGCAGAAGAAGAATTATTGGCTTTTGCCGAAAAAACGGGTATTCCGGTGGCTTCTACGCTTTTGGGATTAGGAGCTTTTCCAAGTCATCACCCTTTATTTGTTGGAATGGTAGGCATGCATGGCAATTATGCACCCAATGTAAAAACCAATGAGTGCGATGTGTTGCTTGCCGTGGGAATGCGTTTTGACGACCGTGTTACAGGTGATGTTTCCCGGTATGCAACACAAGCAAAAGTGGTTCATGTTGATATAGACACTGCCGAAATCAATAAAATCATAAAAGCCGATGCTCCTGTTGTAGCCGATGCCAAAGAAGCACTAACCGTTTTAGCAGATTTGGTAGAAAAACAAACTCATCAAAATTGGTTGGATGAATTTCATCAAGCGAAGCAAAAGGAATTACAGGTACTTTCAGAAAATAGAGAAAAGGAATTTTCAGATGAACTGAGAATGGATTTGGTGATTGATTTACTTTCTCAAAAAACTAAGGGCAATGCAATCGTTGTAACCGATGTGGGGCAACACCAAATGATGGCGGCACAGTTCTATCAGTATAACCAAACCAAAAGCAATGTTACTTCTGGTGGATTGGGAACGATGGGCTTTGCGCTACCGGCCGCAATTGGAGCGAAAATGGCTAATCCCGAAAAACAAGTCGTGGCCATTATTGGCGATGGTGGTTTCCAAATGACTTTGCAGGAATTGGGAACCATGATGCAGAATAACATTGGCGTTAAAATCATTATTTTGAACAATGGCTACTTGGGAATGGTGCGGCAATGGCAACAAATGTTCTTTGAAAAAAGATATTCGTTTACCGACATACAAAGTCCTGATTTCGTTGCATTAGCAGCCTCTTACAATATCAAAGGTCAAAAAGTTGAAAGACAGGAGGAGTTGAACAACGCATTAGACCAACTTTTAAACACAGAAAATGCGTACCTGTTGGAAGTGAAAGTGGCCAGAGAAGACAATGTATTCCCGATGATGCCAACAGGTGCTTCGGTAGCTGAAATAAGATTACAATAA
- the ilvN gene encoding acetolactate synthase small subunit, translated as MNKTFTVSIFTENTIGMLNRITIIFTRRHLNIDSITASETEVKNVHRYTIVLRTNREQIDKVVGQIDKLIDVLKAFVHEDNEVVHQEIALYKIKTTELKSNNVEQVVRENSAKVLTVDPDFIVIEKTGHKEEIQVLFEKLKTFGILEFARSGRVAVTKPMKELSTYLKELEIN; from the coding sequence ATGAACAAAACATTTACCGTATCCATATTTACGGAAAATACAATCGGAATGCTCAACCGCATCACCATCATATTTACAAGACGACATTTGAATATTGACAGCATCACAGCTTCTGAAACAGAGGTTAAAAATGTGCATCGTTACACTATCGTTTTGAGAACAAACAGAGAACAAATAGATAAAGTTGTTGGGCAAATCGATAAATTAATTGATGTTCTGAAAGCCTTTGTACACGAAGATAATGAAGTAGTACATCAGGAAATTGCGTTATATAAAATCAAAACAACAGAACTTAAATCCAACAATGTAGAGCAAGTGGTTAGAGAAAATAGTGCCAAAGTTCTCACCGTAGATCCCGACTTTATCGTCATTGAAAAAACAGGGCACAAAGAAGAAATACAAGTTTTGTTTGAAAAACTGAAAACATTTGGCATTCTGGAATTTGCCCGCTCAGGTCGAGTGGCAGTTACCAAACCAATGAAAGAATTAAGTACTTATTTAAAAGAATTAGAAATCAATTAA
- the ilvC gene encoding ketol-acid reductoisomerase: MAQLNFGGVMENVVTREEFSLEKAREILKNETVAVIGYGVQGPGQALNLKDNGVKVIVGQRKGTKSWDKALADGWVENETLFEVETACEKGTLLMNLLSDAGQIQAWETMKKNLTTGKALYFSHGFGVTFHEKTGIVPPKDVDVFLVAPKGSGTSLRTLFLKGQGLNSSYAVFQNATGKAEEKALALGIAIGSGYLFETTFQKEVYSDLTGERGVLMGAIAGVFEAQYNVLRQRGHSPSEAFNETVEELTQSLMPLVAENGMDWMFANCSTTAQRGALDWKGKFREATTPVFNELYDDVLSGKEAAIVIEANSKPDYREKLNAELKEIQQSELWQTGMQVRKLRPQTK; encoded by the coding sequence ATGGCACAATTAAATTTTGGCGGCGTAATGGAAAATGTCGTAACACGAGAAGAGTTTTCATTAGAGAAAGCAAGAGAAATATTAAAAAACGAAACTGTTGCAGTCATTGGATACGGCGTGCAAGGTCCGGGACAAGCCTTAAATTTGAAAGATAATGGCGTAAAAGTAATTGTAGGACAACGAAAAGGGACAAAGAGTTGGGACAAAGCACTTGCTGATGGTTGGGTAGAAAATGAAACCCTTTTCGAAGTGGAAACCGCTTGCGAAAAAGGCACTTTACTCATGAATTTATTATCAGATGCAGGGCAAATACAAGCATGGGAAACGATGAAAAAAAATTTGACAACAGGAAAAGCCCTGTATTTTTCACATGGTTTTGGCGTTACTTTTCATGAAAAAACAGGTATCGTGCCACCTAAAGATGTAGATGTGTTTTTGGTGGCTCCCAAAGGTTCGGGAACTTCGTTAAGAACATTATTTTTAAAAGGGCAAGGTTTAAATTCCAGTTATGCCGTTTTTCAAAATGCAACCGGAAAAGCTGAAGAAAAAGCATTGGCATTAGGCATCGCTATCGGTTCTGGCTATTTGTTTGAAACCACATTTCAAAAAGAAGTGTACAGCGATTTGACTGGCGAACGAGGCGTTTTGATGGGAGCTATCGCAGGTGTTTTTGAGGCTCAATATAATGTGCTTCGTCAGCGAGGACATTCGCCAAGTGAAGCCTTCAACGAAACTGTAGAAGAATTGACCCAAAGTTTAATGCCTTTGGTAGCCGAAAACGGAATGGATTGGATGTTTGCCAATTGCAGTACCACTGCACAACGAGGAGCATTGGATTGGAAAGGTAAATTTAGAGAAGCTACCACTCCTGTTTTTAATGAACTGTATGATGACGTGCTTTCAGGTAAAGAAGCAGCCATCGTTATCGAAGCCAACAGCAAGCCAGATTACAGAGAAAAACTCAACGCAGAACTCAAAGAAATACAACAAAGTGAGTTGTGGCAAACTGGAATGCAAGTTCGAAAATTAAGACCTCAAACCAAATGA